In the Clostridium sp. 'White wine YQ' genome, TGTCCCTTCCTAACCACTGGGAGTTTCCTTCAGGAAAGCTAGAAAAAGGAGAAGGATATAAGGAAGCAGTAGAAAGAGAAATAAAGGAGCAACTAAACTGCTCTATTGAATTTATAAATGTAGTTAAATATAACACTCAGGATTATCAGGATTTTATGATGACATTAGTTACAGTTAAATGTAAGCTAGTATCTGGAATTCCAATTTCCAAAGAACACTCTAAGCTTCTATGGTTAAATAAAGAATATTTACCTTCGTTAAAATGGATTAATGCAAATATTCCTACTGTTGATTTACTAGCAGTTCAGTAGCAATATAAATCTGTAAATTAAAAAGATAAAGCATCTCTGATTTCTTCAAAGTGATGCTTTATCTTAATGCCCAATCTTATCTACTTATATAGGTTTTTAGATAATTCTCTTAACCTCTCTTCATCTAATATAAATATTTTTTTATCCTCACATCTTATAATCGCTTTTTCTTCAAGTTCATTAAAGGTTCTACTTAAATGTCTATAGGTAGTACCTAAAAATTGAGCTATTTCCTTAAATGATGAGTTTAAAACTATATACTCTTTATTCTCTATATATTCAACCAAGTAGCTTGCTAACCTATTTATGAGGGGATATATGAAGTTATATGAGCTATTATTAATGGTTGCATCTAACTTTTCACTTAATGAATTAATTAGATGATGCAAAAAGTTTAAGTTATTATAGTACTCCTCTCGAAGAATCTTTGCAGGTATTGCTATTAAGTAGGCTTCTGATATGGTTTCTACATCACAGCGTATAGGAATATTTTCAAACAATTCAATATCACCAATGGTTTTAAGCGGGCTGTAGAACTTTAAAAACATAGATTTTCCATTCTCAAATAGATATGATATCTTAATTTTTCCTTCCACAAGTAAATAGTAGTACTCAAGTTTCTCTTGAGCTTCTAAAATTAATTCTCCATTTTCGTAAAAATGGAGTTCTGAATAATTAATTATATTTTCATCAAATAAATTTTCTATATCATATTTATTAAAATACTTCTCTATAAGGTTTTTATCATAAATTCTCTTCATAATTCCTCCAAAACAGGACACATGTCCTATTACAATTTATATAAATATGGTAACTTATGAATTACCACATGTAAAGCATGGTATAATTATAGAAACAACTTAAATGGAGGATACTATGAAATACGAAGTTATATTATTTGATGCAGATGATACTTTATTTGATTTTAAAAAATCTGAAAACAATGCTTTTAAAAACACAATGATTCAGTTTGATATAAACTATGATGAAGATTATCATTTAAAAGTGTATAAAGAAATTAACAAAGCCTTATGGGATGAATTCGAAAAGGGAAATATTACTCAAGAAAAACTAAAGATAGAAAGATTTAAAAGATTATCAGATAAAATAGGTGTTAAATTTGATGAATCTGAATTTGCTGATTCCTATGTAAAAAACTTAGCTAATGAATCCCATTTATATGAGGAAAGTATCCCTCTTGTAGAAGAACTTCACAAAAATTATAAACTTGTTATGGTTACTAATGGGCTTACTGATGTTCAAGATAGAAGAATTAGAAAATCTCCTATTGCGAAATATTTTGAAAATATCGTAATCTCTGAAGAAGTGAAAGCTTCAAAACCTGATTCTAAGATATTCGAAGTTGCTTTAAATTCTATAAAATATTTTGATAAGAGCAAAGTAATTATGATAGGTGATAGTTTAACTTCTGACATAAAGGGTGGATTAAACTTTGGAGTTGATACCTGTTGGTTTAATCCAGCTAAAACCAAAAATGTATCAAATATTAATCCTACTTATGAAATTACTACATTAAAGGATATTAAAAGAATACTTTAAAACAAAGAGGATGCTATGTTTGTCACGTACGACAAACACAGCATCCTTTAATTATTATTCTTGTGAAGCTTTCTTTCTTCTTAAAGTTACTCCACCTACTGTTGCCATTGCACCGATTAGCAATAAAATCGAAGCATCAATTGGTGAACCTGTCTTAGGAAGATCTGATGCAGCAGTGTCTTCAGTTTTTTCCTTTAAGTTAGCTATAGCATCTTGTAGAGCCTTTAATGCGACATCTACATCTGTCTGCTTAGCATCCTTATTGTCTAGAACTGTTTTTGCACTAGTTAAAGCATCTTGGAATGCCTTCCAGCTACTATCAGTATATTTTCCTTGTGATTTATCATTATTGTCATTATATAATTTTACTAATGCAGATCTATCTACAGTTACTACTGGTACTTCTGCTAAATTAGTTATAGCATCTTGTAGTGTCTTTAAGGCAGCATCTACATCTGCTTGCACTGCATCTTCGTTATCTAGAACTGTCTTTGCATTAGTTAATGCACCTTGGAATTCCTTCCAGCTGCTATCTGTATATTTTCCTTGTGATTTATCTTTATTGTCATTATATAATTTTTCTAGTACAGATTTATCAACTGGAGCTTTTGCTTGTAAATCTTTGATAGCTTTATCAAGTGAATTATAAGCATTTCCAAGAGTTGTTGCAGTTGCAGTATTATCGTTTAGAAGAGCCTTAATATCATTTAAAGCCTTTACTAATACTGACCAACTTTCTGGAGTATAGTCTTTTTTATTTAAAGCATTTGCTTTACCAACTAATGTTGGAATATAGAATCTCCAGTCTTCTACAGAATTTGTAGGCTCTGTCCCTTGCTTAGTATATTTTACTGGAGTTTCACCTTTTGTATCTAATAATGTTGCAATACCATTTTTGTATTCAAGAAGATTTTCTTTTGCATAGCCTTTTCCGCCTTTACCAGTGCTTGTTGCATTACCAGTTCCATTTACTATACTGTTAACTCCAACAAGTGGGCCATCTGAGGCACCTAATTCAACTATACATGCATCTTGAATAGTTACATTTTCTTTATTTGGAACTTCTATTGCATTATCCATAAAGATGCTTGCACCATTAGTATTAATGAATACATCATATACACCTAAACCAACAGCTAAGTGGTTATTAACCCTATTAGATACCTTATATGAAGCGTATCCTTTAACAGTACCATCATGACTCATCCATCCTTCTTGGGATTGTGGATCATATGGTGTTTCTGATTGATAGAAGTATAGACGACCATTTTCACCGTTCCATATTGTTTGGTATTCATTAAAATGTTCAACGAACATTCCATACATTGTAGCATTATTACCATTTACAACTAAACCATTTCTTGCAGTATTTCTATCCCAAGCAACACCTGCACCATGGTCTGCTCTCCATACCCAGAAGTGATCACCTATTACATCATTACTGTTAATTTCAACAGTTGTATCAACATTAACATTTACATCCTTAAATCCTCCAATACGGAAG is a window encoding:
- a CDS encoding Crp/Fnr family transcriptional regulator, with translation MKRIYDKNLIEKYFNKYDIENLFDENIINYSELHFYENGELILEAQEKLEYYYLLVEGKIKISYLFENGKSMFLKFYSPLKTIGDIELFENIPIRCDVETISEAYLIAIPAKILREEYYNNLNFLHHLINSLSEKLDATINNSSYNFIYPLINRLASYLVEYIENKEYIVLNSSFKEIAQFLGTTYRHLSRTFNELEEKAIIRCEDKKIFILDEERLRELSKNLYK
- a CDS encoding YjjG family noncanonical pyrimidine nucleotidase gives rise to the protein MKYEVILFDADDTLFDFKKSENNAFKNTMIQFDINYDEDYHLKVYKEINKALWDEFEKGNITQEKLKIERFKRLSDKIGVKFDESEFADSYVKNLANESHLYEESIPLVEELHKNYKLVMVTNGLTDVQDRRIRKSPIAKYFENIVISEEVKASKPDSKIFEVALNSIKYFDKSKVIMIGDSLTSDIKGGLNFGVDTCWFNPAKTKNVSNINPTYEITTLKDIKRIL
- a CDS encoding (deoxy)nucleoside triphosphate pyrophosphohydrolase, with the translated sequence MKKIITVIGAIIENENNEILCALRSPKMSLPNHWEFPSGKLEKGEGYKEAVEREIKEQLNCSIEFINVVKYNTQDYQDFMMTLVTVKCKLVSGIPISKEHSKLLWLNKEYLPSLKWINANIPTVDLLAVQ